The following proteins come from a genomic window of Rutidosis leptorrhynchoides isolate AG116_Rl617_1_P2 chromosome 10, CSIRO_AGI_Rlap_v1, whole genome shotgun sequence:
- the LOC139871804 gene encoding long chain acyl-CoA synthetase 4-like isoform X2, which translates to MGMKTYVVEIEKSKEAKGGRPSVGQVYRNVLAKDGFRPLTKRIDCCWDVFRSSVDKYPNNPMLGQREILDGKAGKYAWLTYKQVYDTVLELGDSICSRGINKGARCGIYGKNCTKWVVSMQACNAHGLHCVPLYDTLGAGAVKYIICHAEISIIFAEEDKVSEVLKTFPDTGTYLKTLVSFGTITNEQKLVAENYGLELYPWDEFLHLETKDQFELPSKTRSDICTIMYTSGTTGEPKGVIITNESILSILSGVKHHLESMSEEFRECDVFFSYLPLAHIFDRVIEELFISTGASIGFWRGDIKLLIDDLKELKPTVFCAVPRVLDRIYSGLVEKISSSGFLKRNLFNLAYTYKLYNMSRGYKHEEAAPRLDKIIFSKVKEGLGGNMRLILSGAAPLSTSVETFLRVVTCAHVLQGYGLTETCAGSFVAQPNELSMTGTVGPPLPNVDVCLLSVPEMGYDALSTTPRGEILLRGKSLFSGYYKREDLTKEVLVDGWFHTGDIGEWQPDGSMKIIDRKKNIFKLSQGEYVSVENLESIFSLVPSVDSIWVYGNSFESFLVAVVNPNKESLEQWAAENEVSGDFSNICENPKTDAYILGELTSIAKEKKLKGFEFIKAVHLDPVPFDMDRDLITPTFKKKRAQLIKYYQSVVDGMYKSRR; encoded by the exons atGGGTATGAAGACATATGTGGTAGAGATTGAAAAATCAAAAGAAGCAAAAGGTGGTAGGCCGTCTGTTGGTCAGGTTTATCGGAATGTGCTGGCAAAAGATGGATTCCGGCCGCTTACTAAACGCATCGATTGTTGCTGGGATGTTTTTCG TTCATCAGTTGATAAATATCCAAATAATCCGATGCTTGGTCAACGGGAGATCCTTGACGGCAAG GCTGGTAAGTATGCTTGGTTAACTTACAAGCAAGTTTACGACACCGTTTTAGAGCTCGGAGATTCTATCTGCAGCCGTGGAATCAATAAG GGGGCTAGATGTGGAATATATGGAAAAAATTGCACCAAATGGGTTGTTAGCATGCAG GCTTGTAATGCTCATGGCCTTCATTGTGTCCCTCTATACGACACTTTAG GTGCTGGTGCAGTGAAATACATAATATGTCATGCTGAGATCTCAATTATATTTGCAGAAGAAGATAAAGTTTCTGAG GTATTAAAAACATTTCCTGATACTGGGACGTACTTAAAAA CTCTTGTTAGTTTTGGCACAATTACAAATGAGCAGAAGCTAGTTGCTGAAAATTATGGTTTGGAACTTTATCCTTGGGATGAATTTTTGCATCTG GAAACAAAGGACCAGTTTGAACTGCCTTCGAAAACGAGAAGTGATATCTGTACCATAATGTACACCAGTGGAACAACAGGCGAACCAAAAGGAGTTATAATAACCAATGAAAGCATTCTTTCTATTTTGTCTGGAGTAAAACATCATCTAGAGAGCATGAGTGAAGAG TTTCGTGAGTGCGATGTATTTTTCTCATATCTACCTCTTGCCCATATATTTGATCGGGTCATTGAGGAATTATTCATTTCTACTGGTGCCTCTATAGGCTTTTGGCGCGGG GACATCAAGTTATTGATCGACGATCTGAAAGAGCTAAAGCCTACTGTCTTCTGTGCTGTTCCTCGTGTGTTAGATAGAATCTATTCAG GTTTGGTAGAGAAGATCTCTTCAAGTGGCTTCCTAAAGCGAAATTTGTTTAACCTTGCCTACACTTA CAAACTGTATAACATGAGTAGAGGGTACAAACATGAAGAGGCAGCACCAAGGTTGGACAAGATCATTTTTAGTAAG GTTAAAGAAGGTTTAGGAGGAAACATGCGACTTATTCTATCTGGAGCAGCACCTCTTTCTACTTCTGTGGAAACATTTTTACGAGTGGTGACGTGTGCTCATGTTCTTCAAGGATATG GTTTAACAGAAACCTGCGCGGGATCCTTTGTCGCACAACCAAATGAATTATCAATGACTGGCACGGTGGGACCCCCATTGCCCAACGTGGACGTCTGTTTACTTTCTGTCCCTGAAATGGGATACGACGCCCTTTCAACCACTCCAAGAGGAGAAATATTGTTACGTGGAAAGTCCTTGTTCTCGGGATACTACAAGCGTGAAGACCTTACGAAAGAGGTCCTTGTAGATGGCTGGTTCCACACAG GGGATATTGGCGAGTGGCAACCGGATGGGAGCATGAAAATTATTGACCGAAAGAAGAATATTTTCAAGCTTTCACAAGGAGAGTATGTCTCAGTTGAGAATTTGGAAAGCATATTCTCCCTTGTTCCTAGTGTTGATTCG ATATGGGTATATGGAAACAGCTTTGAGTCCTTCCTGGTTGCAGTAGTCAACCCGAACAAAGAATCGCTCGAACAGTGGGCAGCAGAAAATGAAGTTTCTGGTGATTTTTCTAATATATGTGAAAATCCAAAGACGGATGCCTATATTCTTGGAGAGTTAACGAGTATCGCTAAAGAAAAGAAG TTAAAAGGTTTTGAATTCATAAAAGCTGTTCACCTTGACCCCGTACCCTTTGACATGGATCGTGATTTGATTACTCCAACGTTCAAGAAAAAAAGAGCCCAACTTATTAAATACTACCAG AGTGTGGTGGATGGTATGTATAAAAGTAGGAGATGA
- the LOC139871804 gene encoding long chain acyl-CoA synthetase 4-like isoform X1, which translates to MLGQREILDGKAGKYAWLTYKQVYDTVLELGDSICSRGINKGARCGIYGKNCTKWVVSMQACNAHGLHCVPLYDTLGAGAVKYIICHAEISIIFAEEDKVSEVLKTFPDTGTYLKTLVSFGTITNEQKLVAENYGLELYPWDEFLHLETKDQFELPSKTRSDICTIMYTSGTTGEPKGVIITNESILSILSGVKHHLESMSEEFRECDVFFSYLPLAHIFDRVIEELFISTGASIGFWRGDIKLLIDDLKELKPTVFCAVPRVLDRIYSGLVEKISSSGFLKRNLFNLAYTYKLYNMSRGYKHEEAAPRLDKIIFSKVKEGLGGNMRLILSGAAPLSTSVETFLRVVTCAHVLQGYGLTETCAGSFVAQPNELSMTGTVGPPLPNVDVCLLSVPEMGYDALSTTPRGEILLRGKSLFSGYYKREDLTKEVLVDGWFHTGDIGEWQPDGSMKIIDRKKNIFKLSQGEYVSVENLESIFSLVPSVDSIWVYGNSFESFLVAVVNPNKESLEQWAAENEVSGDFSNICENPKTDAYILGELTSIAKEKKLKGFEFIKAVHLDPVPFDMDRDLITPTFKKKRAQLIKYYQSVVDGMYKSRR; encoded by the exons ATGCTTGGTCAACGGGAGATCCTTGACGGCAAG GCTGGTAAGTATGCTTGGTTAACTTACAAGCAAGTTTACGACACCGTTTTAGAGCTCGGAGATTCTATCTGCAGCCGTGGAATCAATAAG GGGGCTAGATGTGGAATATATGGAAAAAATTGCACCAAATGGGTTGTTAGCATGCAG GCTTGTAATGCTCATGGCCTTCATTGTGTCCCTCTATACGACACTTTAG GTGCTGGTGCAGTGAAATACATAATATGTCATGCTGAGATCTCAATTATATTTGCAGAAGAAGATAAAGTTTCTGAG GTATTAAAAACATTTCCTGATACTGGGACGTACTTAAAAA CTCTTGTTAGTTTTGGCACAATTACAAATGAGCAGAAGCTAGTTGCTGAAAATTATGGTTTGGAACTTTATCCTTGGGATGAATTTTTGCATCTG GAAACAAAGGACCAGTTTGAACTGCCTTCGAAAACGAGAAGTGATATCTGTACCATAATGTACACCAGTGGAACAACAGGCGAACCAAAAGGAGTTATAATAACCAATGAAAGCATTCTTTCTATTTTGTCTGGAGTAAAACATCATCTAGAGAGCATGAGTGAAGAG TTTCGTGAGTGCGATGTATTTTTCTCATATCTACCTCTTGCCCATATATTTGATCGGGTCATTGAGGAATTATTCATTTCTACTGGTGCCTCTATAGGCTTTTGGCGCGGG GACATCAAGTTATTGATCGACGATCTGAAAGAGCTAAAGCCTACTGTCTTCTGTGCTGTTCCTCGTGTGTTAGATAGAATCTATTCAG GTTTGGTAGAGAAGATCTCTTCAAGTGGCTTCCTAAAGCGAAATTTGTTTAACCTTGCCTACACTTA CAAACTGTATAACATGAGTAGAGGGTACAAACATGAAGAGGCAGCACCAAGGTTGGACAAGATCATTTTTAGTAAG GTTAAAGAAGGTTTAGGAGGAAACATGCGACTTATTCTATCTGGAGCAGCACCTCTTTCTACTTCTGTGGAAACATTTTTACGAGTGGTGACGTGTGCTCATGTTCTTCAAGGATATG GTTTAACAGAAACCTGCGCGGGATCCTTTGTCGCACAACCAAATGAATTATCAATGACTGGCACGGTGGGACCCCCATTGCCCAACGTGGACGTCTGTTTACTTTCTGTCCCTGAAATGGGATACGACGCCCTTTCAACCACTCCAAGAGGAGAAATATTGTTACGTGGAAAGTCCTTGTTCTCGGGATACTACAAGCGTGAAGACCTTACGAAAGAGGTCCTTGTAGATGGCTGGTTCCACACAG GGGATATTGGCGAGTGGCAACCGGATGGGAGCATGAAAATTATTGACCGAAAGAAGAATATTTTCAAGCTTTCACAAGGAGAGTATGTCTCAGTTGAGAATTTGGAAAGCATATTCTCCCTTGTTCCTAGTGTTGATTCG ATATGGGTATATGGAAACAGCTTTGAGTCCTTCCTGGTTGCAGTAGTCAACCCGAACAAAGAATCGCTCGAACAGTGGGCAGCAGAAAATGAAGTTTCTGGTGATTTTTCTAATATATGTGAAAATCCAAAGACGGATGCCTATATTCTTGGAGAGTTAACGAGTATCGCTAAAGAAAAGAAG TTAAAAGGTTTTGAATTCATAAAAGCTGTTCACCTTGACCCCGTACCCTTTGACATGGATCGTGATTTGATTACTCCAACGTTCAAGAAAAAAAGAGCCCAACTTATTAAATACTACCAG AGTGTGGTGGATGGTATGTATAAAAGTAGGAGATGA